From the genome of Solanum stenotomum isolate F172 chromosome 5, ASM1918654v1, whole genome shotgun sequence:
GATAACTATTAATATCATGTATTTTGAATTCATTGACTCTAGATGTTGAGTTCGCGTTTGaataatgtttttctttttctttttttgtatgtGTGATAGGGAAGTGAAAAGAAAGGCACATTGGCTGTACAAAGTTTACGAAATGCATTAATGGAGACAATACTAACAGCTACAATCACAATTCTCATAACATTAGCAATGGCAGCTTTAACAAACAACACATTAAAAGTGAGCAACCTATTTACTAGTGCTTTCTTTGGGTCACAAACAGGGAAAACAATTGTACTAAAATATGGATCAGCAACAATTTTCTTGGTGGCTAGCTTCTTGTGTAGCTCAATGGCACTTGGTTTCTTAATAGATGCTAATTTCTTGGTTAATGCCTTAGGGGAATTCTCTATAAATCCAAGACATACAGAGACCATATTTGAAAGAGGATTTACATTGGCTTTTGTTGGTGACAGAGTACTCTGTATGacatttcctcttttgttttgGATGTTTGGTCCTGTTCCTGTGGTTGTGTCTTCATTAGCATTGGTTTGGGGTCTACGCGAGCGCGATTTTGCTGGAAATTTGTCAAGAACTATGAATAAGACCTGTACTTAGCTTGAGGGGGTTGTTGAAACATAGATTGAAATAATTATGTAATGTCAGTGTATATGAAAGTTAAACTCGAGTTAGAATAAGCTAAGTGAAATATTGTGTGAACTATTGGGATTAGGGTGGGGTTTATGATGCATCTTGTACTTGAAGGGGAAAATAACTATATATAGTAGTGTATGTTGATCTTCATGATCTAATATTGGTTTGTTGAAccatagtttgaaataa
Proteins encoded in this window:
- the LOC125866116 gene encoding uncharacterized protein LOC125866116 yields the protein MASDAINYLDTILVPLSLFITIGYHAYLWHRLKHKPSHTTIGMNMLKRRSWLRELNQGSEKKGTLAVQSLRNALMETILTATITILITLAMAALTNNTLKVSNLFTSAFFGSQTGKTIVLKYGSATIFLVASFLCSSMALGFLIDANFLVNALGEFSINPRHTETIFERGFTLAFVGDRVLCMTFPLLFWMFGPVPVVVSSLALVWGLRERDFAGNLSRTMNKTCT